The following are encoded together in the Dickeya lacustris genome:
- a CDS encoding pectate lyase — MFKYVLPLLALTLSAPSFAAKTTLMLSQKDSVNYLGWSTEEGNVARQEVYRGTTSNADLRERIAVLDADTRTFQDTGTNSGINYWYWVDVVGTTQEQSPSNAVTTAPQKGLLRAAQAASECKPGATFENRNVDCGGVTIGTSCPNDSDKQKPLIILKNASVKNLRISASGGADGIHCESGNCTIENVIWEDVCEDAATNNGKTMTIIGGIAHNANGGYGGKPDKVLQQNAKNSTTVVKGNFTLTGEHGKLWRSCGDCTNNGGPRFLSVDGLIVNGTIGSIAGVNRNYGDVATLKNIKIKDYKAGKPKVCEEYIGVEKGNGESKKYKEEDQWNTANCKVSRSDVTKL, encoded by the coding sequence ATGTTTAAGTATGTATTGCCTCTGCTTGCACTCACGCTGTCTGCACCTTCTTTTGCTGCCAAAACCACGTTGATGTTGTCGCAAAAAGACAGCGTCAATTATCTCGGCTGGTCAACGGAAGAAGGTAACGTCGCGCGTCAGGAAGTTTACCGTGGTACAACCTCTAACGCCGATTTGCGCGAGCGCATTGCGGTATTGGATGCTGACACCCGTACCTTTCAGGACACCGGCACAAACAGCGGCATTAATTACTGGTACTGGGTGGATGTGGTAGGCACAACCCAAGAGCAAAGCCCGTCTAATGCTGTCACCACCGCACCGCAAAAAGGCCTGCTGCGCGCGGCACAAGCAGCCTCCGAGTGTAAACCCGGCGCGACGTTTGAGAACCGCAATGTGGACTGTGGCGGTGTCACCATCGGTACCAGTTGCCCGAATGACAGCGACAAACAAAAACCGCTGATCATTTTGAAAAATGCCTCAGTGAAAAACCTGCGCATTTCCGCCTCCGGCGGCGCTGACGGTATCCACTGTGAAAGCGGCAACTGCACCATCGAAAACGTGATTTGGGAAGACGTCTGTGAAGATGCCGCCACCAATAACGGCAAAACCATGACCATCATCGGCGGGATCGCGCATAACGCCAACGGCGGTTACGGCGGCAAGCCGGACAAAGTGTTGCAGCAGAACGCCAAAAACAGCACCACCGTGGTGAAAGGCAACTTCACCCTGACCGGCGAACACGGCAAACTGTGGCGCTCCTGCGGTGACTGCACCAACAACGGCGGCCCGCGTTTCCTGAGCGTTGACGGCCTGATTGTTAACGGCACCATCGGCAGTATTGCTGGCGTTAACCGCAACTACGGTGATGTGGCAACACTCAAGAACATCAAAATCAAAGACTATAAAGCAGGCAAACCGAAAGTTTGCGAAGAGTACATCGGCGTCGAGAAAGGTAACGGCGAGAGCAAGAAGTACAAAGAAGAGGATCAATGGAACACCGCCAACTGCAAAGTTAGCCGTTCGGATGTGACGAAACTCTGA